In Pirellulales bacterium, one genomic interval encodes:
- a CDS encoding DUF1559 domain-containing protein — protein sequence MSRMPIPFTCPHCGTRTQVDEKYAGQSGPCFQCGKTVQVPAASGSQTPSFDASAYSPTPTAPAKSNKLIWIFSVAIMLLALCCVISVPMAIILPAINATREQARRLTCENNLRQIGVALQSYHDAHGCFPPPYLVDAEGQPAHSWRVLILPFLGETELYDRYSFDEPWNGPHNQQLEQEMPPVFRCPSADPALGLYDTNYVAVVGPGLLFDPSQRVAIADVTDGLEHTIAVVESSGPSGAKLPWMSPHDPTHMALNTKVNGVPGPAISSDHPGGANVLLADGETRFLSDAIDPQILQDYLTIGGHESHQPLDGTSIAPSGDSNVSLDANTGEADTPLDAGEEATADPAAP from the coding sequence TTGAGCCGCATGCCCATCCCCTTTACCTGCCCTCACTGTGGGACTCGCACGCAGGTCGACGAGAAGTACGCCGGCCAGAGCGGTCCGTGCTTCCAATGTGGCAAGACGGTGCAGGTGCCTGCGGCTTCCGGATCGCAGACTCCCAGCTTCGATGCGTCGGCCTACTCGCCGACCCCCACGGCGCCGGCGAAGTCGAACAAGCTGATCTGGATCTTCTCGGTCGCGATCATGTTGCTGGCGCTGTGCTGCGTCATCAGCGTTCCGATGGCGATTATTTTGCCCGCCATCAACGCCACGCGAGAACAAGCGCGCCGCCTGACTTGCGAGAACAATCTGCGACAGATCGGCGTGGCGTTGCAGAGCTATCACGACGCGCACGGCTGCTTTCCGCCCCCCTACCTCGTCGACGCCGAGGGGCAACCGGCGCACAGTTGGCGCGTGCTGATTCTTCCCTTTCTGGGCGAGACCGAGCTGTACGATCGTTACTCGTTCGACGAGCCGTGGAACGGTCCGCACAACCAGCAACTCGAGCAGGAGATGCCGCCGGTGTTCCGCTGCCCGAGCGCCGATCCCGCGCTGGGCCTGTACGACACGAATTACGTGGCGGTGGTCGGCCCCGGCCTGCTGTTCGATCCGTCGCAGCGCGTGGCGATCGCAGACGTCACCGATGGACTGGAGCACACGATCGCGGTTGTCGAATCGTCGGGGCCCTCGGGGGCGAAGCTCCCCTGGATGTCTCCCCACGACCCCACGCACATGGCCCTGAACACCAAGGTCAACGGCGTGCCGGGCCCGGCCATCTCGAGCGATCATCCCGGGGGCGCCAACGTGCTGCTTGCCGACGGTGAGACGCGGTTCCTGAGCGACGCGATCGATCCCCAAATCCTGCAGGACTACCTGACGATCGGTGGCCACGAAAGTCATCAGCCGCTCGACGGAACGAGCATCGCCCCTTCCGGTGACAGTAACGTGTCTCTGGACGCCAATACGGGGGAGGCTGACACGCCGCTCGATGCCGGTGAAGAGGCCACCGCCGACCCCGCGGCGCCGTAA
- a CDS encoding DUF1559 domain-containing protein translates to MIVAIAAVPVLLCVAGILIALLLPAVQAARAAAQRSTCRNNLKYLGLAMHNYHETYGSFPPPYLADANGKPMHSWRVLLLPFLDAADLYARYDFNEPWDGPHNQQLAAEMPEVFRCPSAMNSSDPMTTNYVAVVGPGYLFDANRVNRYADVLDGLSQTIALVESSGPFGANIHWMSPEDIPAERLPPTLNSPPGPAIASQHLRGVNMLMGDASIYFIQDDLPASELRAMLTIWGREPVAPLNVSN, encoded by the coding sequence GTGATTGTCGCCATTGCGGCGGTGCCGGTATTGCTCTGTGTCGCCGGCATTTTGATCGCGTTATTGCTACCGGCGGTTCAAGCGGCGCGCGCAGCGGCGCAGCGATCGACCTGTCGAAACAATCTCAAGTACCTCGGTCTTGCGATGCACAACTACCACGAGACTTACGGTTCGTTTCCGCCCCCCTACCTGGCGGACGCGAATGGCAAGCCGATGCATAGTTGGCGCGTCCTCTTGCTGCCTTTTCTGGACGCCGCGGATCTGTATGCCCGCTACGACTTCAACGAACCCTGGGACGGACCACACAACCAGCAACTGGCAGCCGAGATGCCAGAGGTTTTCCGATGTCCCAGCGCGATGAATTCCTCGGATCCCATGACGACGAATTATGTGGCCGTCGTTGGACCTGGCTACTTGTTCGATGCGAATCGGGTGAACCGTTACGCCGACGTGCTGGACGGCCTGTCGCAAACGATTGCCCTGGTCGAGTCCTCTGGGCCCTTCGGAGCAAACATTCACTGGATGTCTCCCGAGGACATTCCCGCAGAACGCCTGCCACCAACACTCAACAGCCCCCCCGGGCCGGCGATTGCCAGCCAACATCTGCGTGGCGTCAACATGCTCATGGGTGACGCCAGCATCTATTTTATCCAAGACGATTTGCCAGCGTCTGAGTTGCGTGCCATGTTGACGATCTGGGGACGGGAACCCGTTGCTCCCTTGAATGTGTCGAACTAG
- the eda gene encoding bifunctional 4-hydroxy-2-oxoglutarate aldolase/2-dehydro-3-deoxy-phosphogluconate aldolase, producing the protein MSRHEDLERVLRGGIVAILRSPSGERLADVAEALLAGGIDVVEVTFTVPKAARVIEQVADRLGNRVLLGAGTVLDTETARVAISAGARFLVSPTLNLDVIRLCHRYDALAMPGAFTPTEILTAWEAGAEIIKVFPSDFVGPGYLKAIKAPLPQVRLMPTGGVNLQTAPDFLRAGACALGIGSSLVDPKLVAAGDYQRLESVARQYVEVVRETRAAMAR; encoded by the coding sequence ATGTCGCGACACGAGGATCTGGAGCGTGTGCTGCGCGGGGGTATCGTCGCCATCCTGCGTTCTCCCAGCGGCGAACGGCTGGCCGACGTGGCCGAGGCGCTGCTGGCCGGCGGCATCGACGTGGTCGAGGTCACGTTCACCGTGCCCAAGGCGGCTCGGGTCATCGAGCAGGTGGCCGATCGCCTGGGCAACCGCGTGTTGCTGGGGGCCGGCACGGTCCTCGATACGGAAACGGCGCGGGTGGCCATCTCGGCCGGCGCCCGCTTCCTCGTCTCGCCCACGCTCAATCTCGACGTGATTCGCCTCTGTCATCGCTACGATGCGCTCGCCATGCCCGGCGCCTTCACCCCGACCGAGATTCTCACCGCCTGGGAAGCAGGCGCGGAGATCATCAAGGTGTTCCCTTCGGACTTTGTGGGGCCTGGTTATCTGAAGGCCATCAAGGCCCCGTTGCCCCAGGTTCGACTCATGCCCACCGGGGGCGTGAACCTGCAAACGGCGCCCGACTTCCTCCGCGCCGGGGCGTGCGCGCTCGGCATCGGCAGTTCGCTGGTCGATCCCAAGCTGGTCGCCGCGGGAGATTACCAGCGACTGGAATCGGTGGCGCGGCAGTACGTCGAAGTGGTGCGAGAGACGCGCGCTGCGATGGCACGCTAG